One genomic window of Micropterus dolomieu isolate WLL.071019.BEF.003 ecotype Adirondacks linkage group LG14, ASM2129224v1, whole genome shotgun sequence includes the following:
- the LOC123983125 gene encoding somatostatin receptor type 5: MCCGRMDSSFSSDVDINKTFVDEHFYFEDSIDGFGITMAILYLVVCILGLAGNSLVIVAILKLDKMSSSTTVYIFNLALADGLFMVGLPFIASQNFQNHWMFGDMACKVVMVLDGINQFTSVFCLTVMSIDRYMALANPLRFARWRTPRCAKIVSAFLWLFSLLTILPMALHFSADRGLCIPDLVSDAWWLGVLSYTFVMGFALPFMVMTASYMALLLTLRSQRLQATIPAHESHRLERQVTKMVVAVVVVFGMCWLPFYTFNFCSLYQTGMVLTFARGFEFVVLLSYSWSCANPILYGCLSDTFRRHFRTLLCSAAKSSPSMQCNTERYDLNDTGGRDITILA, from the coding sequence ATGTGCTGCGGCAGAATGGACTCCTCATTTTCGTCAGATGTAGACATCAATAAGACCTTTGTGgatgagcacttttactttgaGGACAGTATTGATGGCTTTGGCATCACCATGGCCATTCTCTACTTGGTGGTTTGCATCCTGGGACTAGCTGGAAACTCCCTCGTCATTGTTGCCATTTTGAAATTGGACAAAATGTCATCATCCACAACAGTGTACATTTTCAACCTGGCACTGGCTGACGGACTTTTCATGGTTGGTCTTCCCTTCATAGCAAGCCAGAACTTCCAGAATCACTGGATGTTTGGCGACATGGCGTGCAAAGTGGTCATGGTGCTGGACGGCATCAACCAGTTCACCAGCGTCTTCTGTCTGACGGTGATGAGTATCGACCGCTACATGGCACTGGCCAACCCGCTTCGGTTCGCCCGATGGAGAACTCCCCGCTGTGCCAAGATTGTTTCGGCATTCCTCTGGCTGTTCTCGCTCCTCACCATCCTTCCCATGGCGCTTCACTTCTCAGCTGATCGCGGACTGTGTATACCAGATCTTGTTTCGGATGCCTGGTGGCTCGGCGTCTTGTCTTACACCTTCGTCATGGGGTTTGCTTTGCCCTTCATGGTCATGACGGCTTCCTACATGGCGCTGCTGCTCACCCTGAGGTCCCAGCGGCTCCAAGCGACGATCCCGGCCCACGAGAGCCACCGGCTGGAGCGGCAGGTGACCAAAATGGTGGTCGCAGTAGTGGTAGTGTTTGGGATGTGCTGGCTGCCATTTTACACCTTCAACTTCTGCTCCCTGTATCAAACTGGCATGGTCCTGACCTTCGCCAGAGGCTTCGAGTTTGTGGTCCTGCTGTCATACTCGTGGAGCTGCGCTAACCCCATCCTCTATGGCTGCCTCTCCGACACCTTCAGGAGGCACTTCCGTACCCTCCTATGCTCTGCCGCCAAATCATCTCCCAGCATGCAGTGCAACACTGAACGGTATGACTTAAATGACACAGGTGGGCGGGATATAACCATTCTGGCATAA